The following proteins come from a genomic window of Populus alba chromosome 12, ASM523922v2, whole genome shotgun sequence:
- the LOC118046308 gene encoding uncharacterized protein yields MKRALLTNLSVCTRRLLLSPTRLNPNPSLSLAQLTVPTLSRLSRFYSSESDSSCEARFTQTQKSNGSTEDADELSTQEIKKLVEKYYEGEDESLPLIFEAIINRKLAGIPDDKLIEQLNLESPPNGFEDKEFDFDFEDKWSETDEDGDDLD; encoded by the exons ATGAAGAGAGCTCTGCTGACAAATCTCTCTGTCTGCACTCGAAGGCTCCTTCTATCTCCTACCAGattaaaccctaaccctagccTATCACTTGCTCAACTCACTGTCCCCACTCTTTCTAGACTCAGCAGGTTCTACTCTTCCGAGTCTGACTCATCCTGTGAAGCAAGATTTACCCAGACCCAGAAGTCGAATGGCTCCACTGAAGATGCTGATGAGCTCAGCACTCAAG AGATAAAAAAGCTGGTGGAGAAGTACTACGAAGGTGAAGATGAGTCACTACCATTGATTTTCGAAGCAATTATAAATAGGAAGCTGGCAGGGATCCCGGATGACAAGTTGATAGAACAACTTAATCTAGAATCTCCTCCAAATGGTTTTGAGGACAAAGAGttcgattttgattttgaagataAATGGAGTGAAACTGATGAGGATGGTGATGACTTAGATTGA